One part of the Parabacteroides distasonis ATCC 8503 genome encodes these proteins:
- the istB gene encoding IS21-like element helper ATPase IstB codes for MKSEKETIYDYATELKLLAFKEELEYTLSLAAGENWSHLHFLTELLGKESVRRRECRRKSRIKSAGFPQMKYLHELVMEDMPKEAQIILPELETLDFIREGRNIVLYGNPGTGKTHIATALGIKACQQDFTVLFTSVPVLLTQIREAKSAKTLRALQLRFEKYDLVICDEFGYVSCDKEGGELLFNHLSLRAGKKATIITTNLAFNRWNEIIKDKVLVAAMVDRLTHKAYLVNMTGLSYRLKETQKMRQDK; via the coding sequence ATGAAATCAGAAAAAGAAACCATTTATGACTATGCGACAGAACTGAAGCTGCTGGCCTTCAAAGAGGAACTGGAATACACCCTTTCATTGGCAGCCGGAGAAAACTGGAGCCATTTGCATTTCTTGACCGAATTGCTTGGAAAGGAAAGTGTCAGAAGAAGGGAATGTAGAAGAAAATCAAGGATAAAATCTGCGGGATTCCCACAAATGAAGTATCTGCATGAACTTGTCATGGAAGACATGCCCAAAGAGGCACAGATAATATTGCCTGAATTGGAAACACTGGACTTCATCAGGGAGGGAAGAAACATAGTCCTGTATGGAAATCCGGGGACGGGAAAGACTCATATTGCTACGGCTTTAGGAATAAAGGCCTGCCAGCAGGATTTTACCGTATTGTTTACTTCAGTCCCTGTCTTGCTTACCCAGATAAGGGAAGCCAAATCCGCAAAGACACTGCGGGCGTTGCAATTACGGTTTGAAAAATACGATCTGGTTATCTGTGATGAATTCGGATATGTCAGTTGTGACAAGGAAGGAGGAGAACTGCTTTTTAACCACTTGTCCTTAAGGGCCGGGAAAAAAGCTACAATCATTACTACTAATTTGGCTTTTAACAGATGGAATGAAATCATAAAGGACAAGGTGCTTGTAGCGGCAATGGTCGACAGGCTTACACATAAAGCCTATCTGGTAAATATGACCGGACTCTCTTATAGGCTCAAAGAAACACAAAAAATGAGACAAGATAAATGA
- the istA gene encoding IS21 family transposase, whose amino-acid sequence MKTMVERQSIIHMYRVCGYSKRRISRELHVSRHTVDNILSEYESAIRTDNPEEALSDLLTVQPKYDSSKRRPRRLTQEIKDEIGFCLKKNAVKVATGLRKQRMLKKDIHQFLLSKGYTISYATVCSYIKNIESYKEKKKSEAFIRLFYEPGCIVEFDWGEVLLFIDGVKTKFYLAVFTFGHSNGRYAYLFRHQNTLAFMESHRNFFRDIHGVPAMMVYDNMRVAVKSFVGGDKKPTEALMKMSGFYCFEYRFCNVRAGWEKGHVERSVEYVRRKAFCLTDHFNDIRSAQEHLNRMCTQVNNEQGSLSTAEKSSRLEADLSSLKPFPGNLGCFEVNEYIVDKWSTVSMKNVHYSVPDSLVGEKVHVKVYSEKIVILYGKEKVASHQRSYCGGDWCIKLEHYLRTLSRKPGALPHSVVWQRAPEELKRLYDSYFKNDNRAFVLLLDYAWENGFSGTDIIRACRELTGRGVRKISPEQVKAMLHGNAQEEMEESMESPVLPAQQENIEREAVDMLEGITALMTGYNEAHDIIPTI is encoded by the coding sequence ATGAAGACTATGGTAGAAAGACAATCAATAATACACATGTATAGAGTATGCGGTTATAGCAAACGGCGTATCTCTCGTGAACTTCATGTCAGCCGTCATACCGTTGACAATATTCTTTCAGAATACGAATCAGCCATCCGTACTGATAATCCGGAAGAGGCTTTGAGTGATTTGCTTACCGTCCAGCCCAAGTATGACAGTTCCAAACGCCGCCCTCGCCGCCTTACACAAGAGATTAAGGACGAGATCGGGTTTTGCCTGAAGAAGAATGCCGTTAAGGTAGCTACGGGGCTTCGCAAGCAGCGCATGCTGAAGAAGGATATCCACCAGTTTCTGTTATCCAAAGGATATACCATCAGTTATGCCACAGTGTGCAGTTATATAAAAAATATAGAGTCATACAAAGAGAAGAAAAAGAGCGAAGCCTTTATCCGGTTGTTCTATGAGCCGGGATGCATTGTTGAGTTTGACTGGGGTGAAGTCCTTCTTTTTATTGACGGTGTCAAGACCAAGTTTTATCTGGCCGTATTCACTTTCGGGCATAGCAATGGCAGATACGCCTACCTTTTCAGGCATCAGAATACGCTTGCCTTCATGGAATCCCACCGCAACTTCTTCAGGGATATACATGGTGTCCCCGCCATGATGGTCTATGACAATATGCGTGTAGCCGTCAAGAGCTTTGTCGGTGGTGACAAGAAGCCTACGGAAGCCCTGATGAAGATGTCCGGTTTCTATTGTTTTGAGTACCGTTTCTGTAATGTACGGGCCGGATGGGAGAAAGGGCATGTGGAACGCAGCGTGGAATATGTCAGGAGGAAAGCTTTCTGCCTGACTGACCATTTCAATGACATACGTTCCGCCCAGGAGCATTTGAACCGAATGTGTACGCAGGTCAACAACGAGCAGGGCAGTCTTTCAACAGCGGAGAAATCATCGCGTCTGGAGGCTGATTTGTCATCGCTGAAGCCTTTTCCCGGCAACCTTGGCTGTTTTGAGGTCAATGAGTACATCGTGGACAAGTGGTCGACTGTCAGCATGAAAAATGTTCATTATTCCGTACCTGATTCCCTTGTAGGAGAAAAAGTACATGTCAAGGTCTACAGTGAAAAAATCGTCATCCTGTACGGGAAGGAGAAAGTGGCCTCGCACCAACGCAGTTATTGTGGTGGCGACTGGTGCATCAAGCTGGAGCACTACTTGCGTACACTTTCCCGTAAACCGGGTGCATTACCTCATTCTGTGGTCTGGCAAAGAGCACCGGAAGAACTGAAAAGACTGTATGACAGCTATTTCAAGAATGACAACAGGGCATTCGTCCTGCTGCTGGACTATGCATGGGAAAATGGTTTTTCCGGGACAGACATCATCAGGGCATGCAGGGAACTGACCGGACGTGGTGTCAGAAAGATATCTCCGGAACAGGTAAAGGCCATGTTGCATGGCAACGCACAGGAAGAGATGGAAGAATCCATGGAGTCGCCTGTTCTTCCGGCACAACAAGAGAATATAGAAAGAGAAGCCGTGGATATGCTTGAAGGCATTACGGCACTCATGACAGGATACAATGAAGCGCATGATATAATACCAACCATTTAA
- a CDS encoding helix-turn-helix transcriptional regulator has protein sequence MEKEKDINRIKVVLVEKKRTNKWLAEQLGKDPATVSKWCTNTSQPGLETLLEIARVLDVDIKELLNSTRDDVQLVRIQKQ, from the coding sequence ATGGAAAAAGAAAAAGACATAAACCGCATCAAGGTTGTGCTTGTGGAGAAGAAGCGGACCAACAAATGGTTGGCCGAACAATTGGGCAAGGACCCTGCCACGGTATCAAAGTGGTGTACAAACACATCACAACCCGGACTAGAAACACTGTTGGAGATAGCACGTGTTCTGGATGTAGATATTAAAGAACTGCTGAACTCTACACGTGACGATGTTCAGTTAGTCAGAATTCAAAAACAGTAA
- a CDS encoding site-specific DNA-methyltransferase — translation MNSNDRANLIKRVNTLEGLTDKERSALLGLLRENKTYGLVWEDKPEVVEERLRDELPILTEVPERTIISEDKDAPNHILIEGDNLEALATLAYTHEGKIDIIYIDPPYNTGNNDFIYNDSYVDKEDSYRHSKWLSFMSRRLRIAKKLLSDYGVIFISIDDNEQADLKILCDSIFMPSNFCGQFIWRKKSGGGQTDRYFVTEHEYILVYQATNKFCWKDIQIEKSRKNYKYQDEKGSYNLIKLEKWGSSAHKEDRPSMYFPIKNPDGEDFYPVAPDGKAGRWRVGVKKMQTLIKDNLIEWKNGIPYEKDYYSETEVKTKTQKSRSILYNVGETGDGSNLLTNIFREKDVFQNPKPLSLIKELISHNSANYILDFFSGSGTTLHATMQLNAEDGGNRQCILITNNENNICENITYKRNQLVINGYTDLNNEEVPGLTKNNLRYYRTGFVGRSRSMQNMRKLVNLATDMLCIKENLYTEQNTFGGQKTYKNVFRYFDDGKKQMLIIYREEAIDELVDIIYDMNIPQPIKVYVFSPSEDPWEGSFDDVSDKVELCALPQAIYNTYRRILPKKKDAVVMPEEDALASTQEDKDLFDGMLNFEYDEEA, via the coding sequence ATGAACAGTAATGATAGAGCCAATCTTATAAAACGTGTCAACACTTTAGAAGGACTGACCGATAAGGAACGTAGTGCCCTGTTAGGTTTGCTGCGAGAGAATAAAACTTATGGTTTGGTATGGGAAGATAAGCCCGAAGTCGTAGAAGAACGTCTTCGTGATGAACTGCCTATCTTGACAGAGGTGCCGGAACGTACCATTATCAGTGAAGATAAAGATGCACCAAACCATATTCTGATTGAAGGAGATAATCTGGAAGCCCTTGCTACCTTAGCTTATACGCATGAGGGTAAAATTGATATAATCTATATAGATCCCCCATATAATACAGGTAATAATGATTTTATATATAATGATAGCTATGTAGACAAAGAAGATTCTTATCGCCATTCTAAATGGTTGTCATTTATGAGTCGTCGTCTGAGAATAGCAAAAAAATTACTATCTGATTATGGAGTAATATTCATTTCGATTGATGATAATGAACAAGCAGATTTAAAAATATTATGTGATAGTATATTTATGCCATCAAATTTTTGTGGACAATTTATATGGAGAAAGAAAAGTGGAGGTGGACAAACGGACAGATACTTTGTAACAGAACATGAATACATATTAGTTTATCAAGCAACCAATAAATTTTGTTGGAAAGATATTCAAATTGAGAAATCCAGAAAAAATTACAAATACCAAGATGAAAAAGGATCTTATAATCTCATTAAATTAGAAAAATGGGGTAGTTCAGCTCATAAAGAAGATAGACCTTCCATGTATTTTCCTATTAAGAATCCCGACGGTGAAGATTTTTATCCAGTGGCTCCTGATGGAAAAGCTGGAAGATGGAGAGTCGGGGTAAAGAAAATGCAAACTTTAATAAAAGACAATTTAATAGAATGGAAAAATGGGATACCGTATGAAAAAGACTATTATAGTGAAACCGAAGTCAAAACAAAGACTCAAAAAAGTAGAAGTATCTTATATAATGTTGGAGAAACTGGAGATGGCAGTAATTTATTGACCAATATTTTTAGAGAAAAGGATGTTTTTCAAAACCCAAAACCATTAAGTTTAATAAAAGAACTTATATCACATAATAGCGCAAATTATATTCTTGATTTCTTTTCTGGAAGTGGTACTACACTTCATGCGACTATGCAACTTAATGCAGAAGATGGAGGAAATCGTCAATGCATCCTCATAACAAATAATGAAAACAATATTTGTGAAAATATCACTTATAAAAGAAATCAGTTAGTAATTAATGGATATACAGATCTCAACAACGAAGAAGTTCCGGGATTAACGAAAAACAATCTCCGCTACTACCGTACCGGATTTGTTGGTCGCAGTCGCTCGATGCAAAATATGAGGAAACTTGTTAATCTTGCTACAGATATGCTTTGTATCAAGGAAAACCTCTATACGGAGCAAAATACCTTTGGAGGTCAGAAGACTTATAAAAATGTTTTCCGCTATTTCGATGACGGGAAAAAGCAAATGCTTATTATTTATCGTGAAGAAGCCATCGATGAGTTGGTTGATATAATCTATGATATGAACATACCTCAACCAATAAAAGTTTATGTGTTCTCACCCAGTGAAGACCCTTGGGAAGGTTCGTTTGATGATGTCAGTGACAAGGTGGAACTATGTGCTCTGCCACAAGCCATCTACAATACTTACCGAAGAATCTTGCCAAAGAAAAAGGATGCAGTAGTCATGCCGGAAGAAGATGCGCTGGCAAGCACTCAAGAAGATAAAGACCTGTTTGATGGAATGTTGAACTTTGAATACGATGAGGAAGCATAA
- a CDS encoding DEAD/DEAH box helicase: MKNIPYQQNAINELTDKTIRLLNLGGKRHKIVFEAPTGAGKTVMTCQALANITDELKERGDSRYQEVAYIWFAPRKLHLQSYASLKNAFGETRKLRPVMFDEIDQSEGIQPGEILFVNWESVNKESNVMVRENESFASLYEIARRTQEEYDLPIVAIIDEEHMFWSKTADKSAAVLERINPAVELRISATPKTLHPDEKVKVYRQDVIAAEMIKKEVVLNPDIELDFSEERTLNENLIKAALAKRNQLAELYQELGVKINPLLLIQLPNDVKETMTSEDQAIAEQVKTYLEAICGITAENGLLAVWLANEKENLAGLERPDNMTQVLLFKEAIALGWDCPRAAVLLIFRKLQSDQFTIQTVGRILRMPEQKHYPKEQLNIGYVYTDIAKDKIQIVTADSDYILKNTIRACRRENLENVSLPAYYSERPNVERNYLGPDFKKTLYEVADEFWKLERGAGLFSIAELAALRNDNDEFTPLPESDDDLVNENRRRVKNSIRLDVKTINVEIPKDVHFQNEEQILKVDQVRFARKASEIDRVFMAYISGKGHQFESKGRADKIANYLLEMLADYFGIFDTDAKKVVLYYDNRPKFDRLLDTALETYARKRERAKKRSAAARELKQYNWEIPEERVYDSETNHIETANNHALLPFVQLNEASNPEKEFVKYLEEHSQWIDWWYKNGDKGKQHYAIAYGKSLFYIDFVIRMKNGHVYLFDTKSAGSDVTAPEKHNALLQYIQEYSTKDTPLYGGVIIQDGSNWLYSKLPIENTTDLLNWDAFYPENA; encoded by the coding sequence ATGAAAAATATACCATACCAGCAGAACGCTATCAATGAACTGACAGATAAAACGATCCGTCTGTTAAACCTCGGTGGAAAACGACACAAAATTGTGTTTGAAGCGCCAACAGGTGCGGGAAAAACGGTCATGACCTGTCAGGCTTTGGCAAATATAACCGACGAATTGAAAGAACGTGGTGACAGCCGTTATCAGGAAGTTGCCTATATTTGGTTTGCACCTCGTAAACTTCACCTGCAAAGTTATGCCAGCTTAAAGAATGCCTTTGGCGAAACACGGAAACTTCGGCCTGTAATGTTTGACGAGATTGACCAGAGTGAAGGCATACAACCTGGAGAAATATTGTTTGTCAACTGGGAAAGTGTGAACAAAGAAAGTAATGTCATGGTACGCGAAAACGAAAGCTTTGCTTCTTTGTATGAAATTGCACGACGGACACAAGAAGAATACGATTTGCCCATTGTTGCCATCATAGACGAGGAACACATGTTTTGGTCAAAAACTGCCGATAAATCGGCAGCAGTGCTGGAACGTATCAATCCGGCTGTAGAACTGCGTATTTCGGCCACTCCCAAGACACTTCATCCTGATGAAAAAGTAAAAGTTTACCGACAGGATGTTATTGCGGCTGAAATGATTAAGAAAGAAGTCGTGCTGAATCCTGATATAGAACTGGATTTCAGTGAAGAACGCACACTGAACGAAAATCTGATTAAGGCGGCATTGGCAAAACGTAATCAGTTGGCTGAGCTTTATCAGGAATTGGGCGTCAAAATCAATCCCCTATTACTTATCCAGCTGCCCAACGATGTGAAGGAAACCATGACTTCGGAAGATCAAGCTATCGCAGAACAGGTGAAAACCTATTTGGAAGCTATATGCGGGATAACCGCCGAAAATGGATTATTGGCCGTATGGCTCGCCAACGAAAAAGAGAATCTCGCCGGACTGGAACGTCCCGATAATATGACGCAAGTATTGCTATTCAAAGAAGCAATTGCTTTGGGTTGGGACTGCCCTCGTGCAGCTGTACTGCTAATCTTCAGAAAATTGCAAAGCGACCAGTTTACGATACAAACTGTAGGACGTATTCTGAGAATGCCGGAACAGAAACATTATCCGAAAGAACAGCTTAATATCGGTTATGTTTATACCGACATTGCAAAAGATAAAATTCAGATTGTCACAGCCGATTCCGACTATATCTTGAAAAATACGATTAGGGCATGCAGACGTGAAAATCTTGAGAATGTATCTCTACCGGCTTACTATTCAGAACGCCCTAATGTGGAAAGAAATTATTTAGGACCCGACTTCAAAAAAACATTGTATGAAGTGGCTGATGAATTCTGGAAACTGGAAAGAGGTGCCGGATTGTTTTCTATCGCTGAATTGGCCGCTTTAAGAAATGATAATGATGAATTTACTCCGTTGCCAGAAAGTGATGACGATTTAGTAAATGAAAACAGAAGACGGGTAAAGAATTCAATTCGTTTGGATGTCAAGACAATCAATGTGGAGATTCCGAAAGATGTACACTTCCAGAATGAAGAACAGATATTGAAAGTAGATCAAGTGCGCTTTGCCCGTAAAGCATCTGAAATAGACCGTGTATTTATGGCATATATAAGCGGTAAGGGACATCAATTTGAGAGTAAAGGTAGAGCCGATAAAATAGCCAACTATCTGCTTGAAATGCTCGCCGACTATTTTGGAATTTTCGATACAGATGCCAAGAAGGTCGTTCTTTATTATGATAACAGACCCAAATTTGACCGTTTACTGGACACTGCCTTAGAAACATATGCCCGTAAAAGAGAGCGAGCAAAGAAAAGATCTGCGGCAGCCAGAGAATTAAAACAATACAACTGGGAAATTCCGGAAGAAAGAGTATATGACAGCGAGACTAACCATATCGAAACAGCAAATAATCATGCTTTGCTGCCATTCGTACAACTTAACGAAGCTTCTAATCCGGAGAAGGAATTTGTGAAATATTTGGAAGAACATTCACAATGGATTGACTGGTGGTATAAGAATGGGGACAAAGGAAAACAACATTATGCCATTGCATACGGAAAATCTTTATTTTATATTGATTTCGTTATCCGTATGAAGAATGGACATGTATATCTTTTCGATACGAAAAGTGCCGGAAGTGATGTAACTGCTCCGGAGAAACATAATGCCTTGTTGCAATATATCCAGGAATATTCAACTAAAGATACACCTCTTTATGGAGGAGTTATCATTCAAGATGGAAGTAACTGGCTATATTCCAAACTACCTATTGAGAATACTACTGATTTGTTAAACTGGGATGCTTTTTATCCTGAAAACGCATAA
- a CDS encoding DNA modification system-associated small protein, which translates to MAKGIDPKFVHYGIRKDDLAMIEAICEAEGVDFDWLSEDILKAYHAKKVDVIEMSDNETEDIIRNAIQKIRQ; encoded by the coding sequence ATGGCTAAAGGTATAGATCCGAAATTTGTTCACTACGGCATCCGCAAAGATGATTTAGCTATGATAGAAGCAATCTGTGAAGCGGAAGGTGTAGATTTTGACTGGTTAAGTGAAGATATTCTGAAGGCCTATCATGCCAAGAAGGTTGACGTGATAGAAATGAGTGATAATGAAACGGAAGACATCATCCGTAATGCAATCCAAAAAATACGTCAATAA
- a CDS encoding site-specific integrase, giving the protein MARSTFKVLFYVNGSKEKDGIVPIMGRVTINGTVAQFSCKQTIPKTLWDAKGNRAKGKSAEARNINLALDNIKAQIIKHYQRISDREAYVTAEMVRNAYQGVGSEYETLIKAFDKDCANFLKRVGKDRSIGTYKVMVRARNYVAAFIKSFYRRTDMSMLELTPDFIKEFAAYLTAERGLKNATIWLNCMWLKGVVMRAHYNGLIPRNPFAQFHISPNVKEREYLTEDEIKRIMAHEFDNPTLALVRDLFIFACFTALSFVDMKELTTDEIVEVNGEKWILSKRHKTNVPFQVKLLDIPLQIIERYKYLSEDKLVFGKINYWTMCKQLKKVMAECGIEKQISYHCARHTFGTLALSKGMPIESVSRVLGHTNIVTTQIYAKITTQKLDNDLTMFGNKLNASFGSVTP; this is encoded by the coding sequence ATGGCAAGAAGTACATTCAAAGTGCTGTTCTACGTGAACGGCAGCAAGGAGAAAGACGGTATTGTCCCCATCATGGGACGAGTGACAATCAACGGTACTGTGGCGCAGTTCAGTTGCAAGCAGACCATCCCGAAAACCCTTTGGGATGCGAAAGGCAACCGAGCCAAAGGCAAGAGTGCCGAAGCACGGAACATCAATCTGGCATTGGACAACATCAAGGCGCAAATCATCAAGCACTATCAGCGCATATCCGACCGAGAGGCATACGTAACGGCTGAAATGGTGCGCAATGCCTACCAAGGGGTAGGAAGCGAGTATGAGACACTGATAAAGGCTTTTGACAAGGATTGCGCCAACTTCCTGAAACGTGTCGGCAAAGACCGCAGCATCGGCACATACAAGGTAATGGTAAGGGCAAGGAACTATGTCGCAGCCTTTATCAAGTCATTCTACAGACGGACGGACATGTCCATGCTGGAACTTACGCCCGACTTCATCAAGGAGTTTGCGGCTTATCTTACGGCTGAACGGGGACTGAAAAACGCCACCATCTGGCTGAACTGCATGTGGCTGAAAGGCGTGGTCATGCGTGCGCACTATAACGGACTGATACCGAGAAATCCGTTTGCGCAGTTCCATATCAGCCCGAATGTTAAGGAACGGGAATATCTGACAGAGGACGAAATCAAAAGAATCATGGCGCACGAGTTTGACAACCCCACCCTCGCATTGGTGCGAGACCTGTTCATTTTCGCCTGCTTCACCGCCTTGTCTTTCGTGGATATGAAAGAACTCACAACGGACGAAATAGTGGAGGTGAACGGCGAGAAATGGATATTGTCGAAACGGCACAAGACAAATGTCCCGTTCCAAGTGAAGCTGCTTGATATTCCCTTGCAGATAATCGAACGGTACAAGTATCTGTCGGAAGACAAGCTGGTTTTCGGGAAAATCAACTATTGGACGATGTGCAAACAACTGAAAAAGGTAATGGCGGAATGCGGAATAGAGAAGCAAATCTCCTACCATTGCGCACGTCATACGTTTGGAACACTGGCTCTTAGCAAGGGGATGCCCATTGAAAGCGTGAGCCGTGTTCTGGGACACACGAACATTGTCACGACTCAAATCTATGCGAAGATAACCACACAGAAACTTGACAATGACCTGACGATGTTCGGCAACAAGCTGAACGCATCGTTCGGAAGTGTAACCCCATAA